A DNA window from Halostella litorea contains the following coding sequences:
- a CDS encoding electron transfer flavoprotein subunit beta/FixA family protein gives MKVLVTVKEVAIVEDGFEIAGTEVDDTYLGYDLNEWDDYAVEEAVQLAEAGDDVEVVAVTIGPERSEETIRMALAKGADRAVRVWDDAIADVELLDVETKARLLGAVVEQEEPDLVLSGVQANDDSFGATGVALAETVGFQWAAVVNALDTGTVLEEGVASVRRELEGGVEELTDVDLPAVLTIQTGINEPRYASLRGIRQAQSKEIDTRTVADLGLDASVAESSLDVTAMYEPESESDAEYFDGDPDEQAAQLADVLVEKGVVSE, from the coding sequence ATGAAGGTTCTTGTCACGGTCAAAGAGGTGGCTATCGTCGAGGACGGCTTCGAGATCGCCGGCACGGAAGTCGACGACACCTACCTCGGCTACGACCTCAACGAGTGGGACGACTACGCCGTCGAGGAGGCCGTTCAACTGGCCGAGGCCGGGGACGACGTGGAGGTCGTCGCGGTCACCATCGGCCCCGAGCGCAGCGAGGAGACGATCCGGATGGCGCTGGCGAAGGGCGCGGACCGCGCGGTCCGGGTCTGGGACGACGCCATCGCGGACGTGGAACTGTTAGACGTGGAGACGAAAGCCCGGCTGCTGGGGGCCGTCGTCGAGCAGGAGGAGCCCGACCTCGTGCTGTCGGGCGTCCAGGCCAACGACGACAGCTTCGGCGCGACCGGGGTCGCGCTCGCCGAGACGGTCGGCTTCCAGTGGGCGGCGGTCGTGAACGCGCTCGACACCGGGACGGTCCTGGAGGAGGGCGTCGCCTCGGTTCGCCGCGAACTCGAGGGCGGCGTCGAGGAACTGACCGACGTCGACCTCCCGGCGGTGCTGACGATCCAGACGGGGATCAACGAGCCGCGCTACGCCAGCCTGCGGGGCATTCGACAGGCCCAGTCCAAGGAGATCGACACGCGGACGGTCGCGGACCTGGGGCTGGACGCGAGCGTCGCCGAGTCCAGCCTCGACGTCACCGCGATGTACGAGCCCGAGAGCGAGAGCGACGCGGAGTACTTCGACGGCGACCCCGACGAGCAGGCCGCACAGTTGGCCGACGTCCTCGTCGAGAAAGGGGTGGTCTCAGAATGA
- a CDS encoding proline racemase family protein, whose product MLDQPRIPEEWHRIETIESHTGGEPLRIVVDGFPDLEGETILERRRQLRESHDDLRTALLWEPRGHADMYGAVLTEPVTDEADVGVLFTTNEGYSSMCGHGIIALGTALVETGMLPASPPTANVAFDTPAGLVRSTARLDGERVTSVSFENVPSFAPLLDATVDVPGHGAVEFDLGYGGAFYAYCDADQFGLNLSPDNADEIRRTGMAVKRAVADAFAVEHPVEDDLSFLYGTIFRGPAAAQDRDSRNVCVFADGQIDRSPTGTGVSGRLAIRHERGDLDAGDEFVVESVVGTAFRGTVARETTYGGYDAVVPEIAGSAHVTGRSEFVIDPDDPLRDGFFLS is encoded by the coding sequence ATGCTGGACCAGCCGCGGATACCCGAGGAGTGGCACCGGATCGAAACGATCGAATCGCACACGGGCGGGGAGCCGCTCCGGATCGTCGTCGATGGCTTTCCGGACCTGGAGGGCGAAACGATCCTCGAACGGCGGCGTCAGCTGCGGGAGTCCCACGACGACCTCCGGACCGCGCTATTGTGGGAGCCGCGCGGGCACGCCGACATGTACGGCGCGGTCCTCACGGAGCCGGTCACCGACGAGGCCGACGTCGGCGTCCTGTTCACGACGAACGAGGGCTACAGTTCGATGTGTGGCCACGGGATCATCGCGCTCGGGACGGCCCTCGTCGAGACCGGGATGCTCCCGGCGAGCCCGCCGACGGCCAACGTCGCCTTCGACACCCCGGCGGGGCTCGTGAGGTCGACGGCCCGACTCGACGGGGAGAGGGTGACGTCGGTCTCCTTCGAGAACGTCCCGTCGTTCGCCCCGCTCCTAGACGCGACCGTCGACGTCCCCGGCCACGGCGCGGTCGAGTTCGACCTCGGGTACGGGGGCGCGTTCTACGCCTACTGCGACGCCGACCAGTTCGGACTGAACCTCTCGCCGGACAACGCCGACGAGATACGCCGGACCGGGATGGCGGTAAAGCGGGCCGTCGCGGACGCGTTCGCCGTCGAACACCCGGTCGAGGACGACCTGAGCTTCCTGTACGGGACCATCTTTCGCGGGCCGGCCGCGGCCCAGGACCGTGACAGCCGGAACGTCTGCGTGTTCGCGGACGGCCAGATCGACCGCTCGCCGACGGGCACCGGCGTGAGCGGCCGGCTCGCCATCCGGCACGAACGCGGCGACCTCGACGCAGGCGACGAGTTCGTCGTCGAAAGCGTCGTCGGGACGGCCTTCCGCGGGACGGTCGCGCGGGAGACGACGTACGGCGGCTACGACGCCGTGGTTCCCGAGATCGCCGGGAGCGCACACGTCACCGGGCGCAGCGAGTTCGTGATCGACCCCGACGACCCCCTCCGGGACGGCTTCTTCCTCAGCTAA
- a CDS encoding sodium/proline symporter, producing the protein MASFDSVAVGLVGYLILVAGIGYWGSKRVENESDFFLGGEKLPGWALALSERSSDMSGWLLLGLPGLAWATGLSSVWVIVGAAGGAIFQWVVYSRPFMEGRKETGAVTPVGLLAEKIPGDSPVIRALPALVTFVFFMGYVGSQFIAGGTIFQDVFGVSATVGLLVVAALIILYSFAGGFLAVVWTDAMQALLMVFTLILLPGMLLVQVLTDPSLSIMGSLEAAGDGRASWFGGATGSAALLILGTNLSWFFATLGGYPHLDARLMAVRSESDRRTAIVVSTVWGVLTAIGAVLLGLLARTLHGAPSTLEGNREMVLSFMVTEHTPGFLSGILLAGALAAMMSTADSQLVVASSAAAHDVYSKILNEGKEFSEKVQLRISRIGTLVVGTVGLAVAYFSESLVYTLVSYSATGLFSAFGPAFTLLFFWGDNLSKHGLVAAFLAGPAVTVAWITLGLTDMVTVRLVAPPAGFAAAIIASLVWPRSEQPSSEPDGVAAAQD; encoded by the coding sequence ATGGCAAGCTTTGACAGTGTAGCCGTCGGTCTGGTCGGCTACTTGATACTGGTCGCTGGAATCGGTTATTGGGGGTCGAAACGGGTCGAAAACGAGTCGGACTTCTTCCTCGGCGGGGAGAAGCTCCCGGGCTGGGCGCTGGCGCTCTCGGAGCGGAGTTCCGACATGTCCGGGTGGCTCCTGCTCGGCCTCCCGGGGCTCGCCTGGGCCACCGGCCTCTCCTCGGTCTGGGTGATCGTCGGCGCGGCCGGCGGGGCCATCTTCCAGTGGGTCGTTTACTCGCGCCCGTTCATGGAGGGCCGGAAGGAGACGGGCGCGGTGACGCCGGTCGGCCTGCTAGCCGAGAAGATCCCGGGCGACTCGCCGGTCATCAGAGCGCTGCCGGCGCTGGTCACCTTCGTGTTCTTCATGGGCTACGTCGGGTCGCAGTTCATCGCCGGCGGGACGATATTCCAGGACGTGTTCGGCGTCAGCGCGACGGTCGGCCTGCTGGTCGTCGCCGCCCTCATCATCCTCTACTCGTTCGCCGGCGGCTTCCTGGCGGTCGTCTGGACCGACGCGATGCAGGCGTTGCTGATGGTGTTTACCCTCATCCTCCTGCCGGGCATGCTCCTGGTCCAGGTGCTGACCGACCCCTCCCTCTCGATCATGGGGTCGCTCGAAGCCGCCGGCGACGGGCGCGCATCCTGGTTCGGCGGCGCGACCGGGTCCGCGGCGCTCCTGATCCTGGGGACGAACCTCAGTTGGTTCTTCGCGACGCTCGGGGGCTATCCCCACCTCGACGCGCGGTTGATGGCGGTCCGGAGCGAGTCCGACCGCCGGACGGCGATCGTCGTGTCCACCGTCTGGGGCGTCCTCACCGCCATCGGCGCGGTGCTCCTCGGGCTCCTGGCCCGGACCCTCCACGGTGCGCCGAGCACGCTGGAAGGGAACCGCGAGATGGTCCTCTCGTTCATGGTCACCGAGCACACGCCCGGCTTCCTCAGCGGGATCCTGCTTGCGGGCGCGCTGGCCGCGATGATGTCGACGGCGGACTCGCAGCTGGTCGTCGCGAGTTCGGCGGCCGCACACGACGTCTACAGCAAGATCCTCAACGAGGGCAAGGAGTTCAGCGAGAAGGTCCAGCTCCGGATCTCCCGCATCGGCACGCTCGTCGTCGGGACGGTCGGGCTCGCGGTCGCGTACTTCTCCGAGAGCCTCGTGTACACGCTGGTGAGCTACTCGGCGACTGGCCTGTTCTCCGCGTTCGGCCCGGCGTTTACCCTCCTGTTCTTCTGGGGGGACAACCTCTCCAAACACGGGCTCGTCGCCGCGTTCCTCGCGGGGCCGGCTGTGACGGTCGCGTGGATCACGCTCGGGCTGACGGACATGGTGACCGTGCGTCTGGTCGCCCCGCCCGCCGGCTTCGCCGCCGCGATCATCGCCTCGCTCGTCTGGCCGCGGTCGGAGCAGCCGTCGTCGGAGCCGGACGGGGTGGCCGCGGCGCAGGACTGA
- a CDS encoding electron transfer flavoprotein subunit alpha/FixB family protein, whose product MTVLVVADHRRGELRDVSFELLTAGRELADAAGAELHAAVISGDTDAFADELNREGVDAVHAVDHGEEFNHDVYAQAATALADDLAAEFLVVPNSVNGLDYAPAVATRLDRPYVSDAVGLDYADGTLEVTREMYGSKVETTVAVDDGPFVVSVRGAEWPPAEGTGDAAVRAFDADVDEAAVGSTVRGFEEVGGGGDVDIGEAEFLVSIGRGIEEEENLELVEELVDATDAMLSSSRPIVDNGWLPKNRQVGQSGKQVSPDVYLAIGISGAVQHVAGMKTSDTIVAINTDPNAPIFDIADYGIVGDLFDVVPELVEQFGGDPPDV is encoded by the coding sequence ATGACCGTCCTCGTCGTCGCCGACCACCGGCGCGGCGAACTCCGGGACGTGTCGTTCGAGCTCCTGACGGCGGGGCGCGAACTCGCTGACGCCGCCGGGGCCGAACTGCACGCGGCCGTCATCTCCGGGGACACGGACGCGTTCGCGGACGAACTGAACCGGGAGGGCGTCGACGCGGTCCACGCCGTCGACCACGGCGAGGAGTTCAACCACGACGTGTACGCGCAGGCAGCGACCGCGCTCGCCGACGACCTGGCGGCGGAGTTCCTCGTCGTGCCCAACAGCGTCAACGGGCTGGACTACGCGCCCGCCGTGGCGACCCGGCTCGACCGGCCGTACGTCTCCGACGCGGTCGGCCTCGACTACGCGGACGGCACGCTCGAAGTCACGCGGGAGATGTACGGCTCGAAGGTCGAGACGACCGTCGCGGTCGACGACGGGCCGTTCGTGGTCTCCGTCCGCGGCGCGGAGTGGCCGCCCGCCGAGGGCACCGGCGACGCCGCCGTCCGCGCGTTCGACGCCGACGTCGACGAGGCCGCCGTCGGCTCGACGGTGCGGGGCTTCGAGGAGGTCGGCGGCGGCGGCGACGTCGACATCGGCGAGGCGGAGTTCCTGGTCTCGATCGGCCGGGGCATCGAGGAGGAGGAGAACCTCGAACTCGTCGAGGAACTCGTCGACGCCACGGACGCGATGCTGTCGTCGTCCCGGCCGATCGTCGACAACGGCTGGCTGCCGAAGAACCGCCAGGTCGGCCAGTCGGGCAAGCAGGTGTCCCCGGACGTCTACCTCGCGATCGGCATCTCCGGTGCCGTCCAGCACGTCGCCGGCATGAAAACCAGCGACACGATCGTCGCCATCAACACCGACCCCAACGCCCCGATCTTCGACATCGCCGACTACGGCATCGTCGGCGACCTCTTCGACGTCGTGCCCGAACTCGTCGAACAGTTCGGCGGCGATCCGCCCGACGTCTGA
- a CDS encoding MarR family transcriptional regulator, whose product MVGAQKQSIQSPFSTRTESTLRDEAPSTKLVAYALKQRDDLTIDGLSECTLLPPRTIRYALQNLEEAELIDTEQCLTDARRKSYRWSGTNE is encoded by the coding sequence ATGGTCGGAGCCCAAAAGCAGTCGATCCAGAGTCCCTTTTCCACGAGGACCGAGTCCACGCTCAGGGACGAAGCGCCCAGCACGAAGTTAGTAGCGTACGCGCTCAAACAGCGGGACGACCTCACGATAGACGGGCTCAGCGAGTGCACCCTGCTCCCGCCCCGAACGATCCGGTACGCGTTACAGAACCTCGAGGAGGCCGAACTCATCGACACCGAACAGTGCCTGACCGACGCCAGGCGGAAGAGCTACCGCTGGAGCGGCACGAACGAGTGA
- a CDS encoding NAD(P)/FAD-dependent oxidoreductase — translation MQVVVIGGGIIGIASAYYLGRSGAEVTLLEKGNLGNGSTDRANGGIRAQFSSPVSARLSMESMEVWETFEEEFDTDIAYRRPGYMFLAREEETAERFEENVRKQNEVGVDSEMLDPDEAAELCPELYAENFVAASYSPADGFADPHLALQGFSTAADAAGVDIRTKTEAVDVRKDATGRVTGVETAEETLDADYMVNAAGPWAAKVAKLAGVDLPISPKRRQLMVADPDTPVDSSVPFTIDQDRGVHFRPERNGAVVCGGHFDEADPDMSPDGFPKQVSLDWSAQVIEGLSDVAGNFGPETAVKEGWAGLYSMTPDHHPIIEETIPGFVVAAGFSGHGFMQSPAAGQLVSEIIVDGSPSLVDISSLTSDRFERGTRLEEGTVID, via the coding sequence GTGCAAGTCGTAGTGATTGGTGGCGGCATCATAGGTATTGCATCCGCGTACTACCTCGGCCGGAGCGGGGCGGAGGTCACCCTCTTGGAGAAGGGGAACCTCGGTAACGGAAGCACCGACCGCGCCAACGGCGGGATACGTGCGCAGTTCTCCTCGCCCGTCAGCGCCAGGCTCTCGATGGAGAGCATGGAGGTCTGGGAGACGTTCGAGGAGGAGTTCGACACCGACATCGCGTACCGCCGGCCGGGGTACATGTTCCTGGCGCGGGAGGAGGAGACCGCCGAACGGTTCGAGGAGAACGTCAGGAAACAGAACGAGGTCGGCGTCGACAGCGAGATGCTGGACCCGGACGAGGCGGCGGAGCTCTGCCCGGAACTGTACGCGGAGAACTTCGTGGCGGCCTCGTACTCGCCGGCCGACGGGTTCGCCGACCCCCACCTCGCGCTGCAGGGGTTCTCGACGGCGGCGGACGCGGCGGGCGTCGACATCCGGACGAAGACCGAGGCGGTCGACGTCCGCAAGGACGCGACCGGTCGCGTCACCGGCGTCGAGACGGCCGAGGAGACGCTCGACGCGGACTACATGGTCAACGCCGCGGGGCCCTGGGCGGCGAAGGTCGCGAAACTGGCCGGCGTCGACCTCCCCATCTCGCCGAAGCGCCGACAGCTGATGGTGGCCGACCCGGACACGCCGGTCGACAGCTCCGTCCCGTTCACGATCGACCAGGACCGCGGCGTCCACTTCCGCCCGGAGCGCAACGGCGCGGTCGTCTGTGGCGGCCACTTCGACGAGGCGGACCCGGACATGAGCCCGGACGGGTTCCCGAAGCAGGTGTCGCTCGACTGGTCCGCGCAGGTGATCGAGGGGCTGTCGGACGTCGCGGGGAACTTCGGCCCGGAGACGGCCGTGAAGGAGGGCTGGGCCGGCCTGTACTCGATGACGCCCGACCACCACCCGATAATCGAGGAGACGATCCCCGGCTTCGTCGTCGCCGCCGGGTTCTCCGGCCACGGGTTCATGCAGTCGCCGGCGGCCGGCCAGCTCGTCTCCGAGATCATCGTCGACGGCTCCCCCTCGCTCGTCGACATCTCGTCGCTGACGTCCGACCGCTTCGAACGGGGAACACGGCTCGAAGAGGGGACGGTCATTGACTGA
- a CDS encoding sodium:solute symporter family transporter: protein MVEAGVNTVVGLVGYLIVVVAIGHWGSKLVSSGEDFFLGGDQLPGWALALSERSSGMSGWLLLGVPGLAWSVGLSAVWVLVGTTGGAIFQWIVYARPFMEGRKETGAITPIGLLAEKIPGDSSAVRALPALVTFVFYMGYVGAQFLAGGNIFQNAFGIDPVVGIVVVGVVVTAYSLAGGFPSVVWTDVMQALLMLFTLVVLPGYLLVSVFLDPSTSLVGGLAASGGSRATWFGGRTDAAALVFLGASLSWFFLYLGGYPHLDARFMAVRNDADRRSAILVATVWGILTSSGAVLLGLLARVINGAPAAVQADREMVLPFMVLEHLPGLLGGVLLAGALAAMMSTASSQIVVASSAVAQDVYNEILTKGEEFSEASQLRVSRAATFAVGVIGLAIALLTSDLVYTLVSYSGTGLFSAFGPAFTLVFFWRRDLSVAGLVAAFVAGPGATILWVGLGLDAVITVRLIAPPIGFAAAIGASLLWPDREPTDRPSAVGTPGQD, encoded by the coding sequence GTGGTAGAAGCAGGCGTAAACACCGTGGTCGGGCTGGTAGGCTATCTGATCGTCGTGGTCGCGATCGGCCACTGGGGGTCGAAGCTGGTCTCCTCCGGCGAGGACTTCTTCCTCGGCGGCGACCAGCTTCCGGGCTGGGCGCTGGCGCTCTCGGAGCGAAGCTCCGGGATGTCCGGCTGGCTCCTGCTGGGCGTGCCGGGGCTGGCGTGGTCGGTCGGCCTCTCCGCCGTCTGGGTGCTCGTCGGCACGACCGGCGGGGCCATCTTCCAGTGGATCGTCTACGCGCGGCCGTTCATGGAGGGCCGGAAGGAGACCGGTGCGATCACCCCGATCGGGCTCCTCGCGGAGAAGATCCCCGGCGATTCGTCGGCCGTCCGCGCGCTGCCGGCGCTGGTCACCTTCGTGTTCTACATGGGCTACGTCGGGGCGCAGTTCCTTGCCGGCGGCAACATCTTCCAGAACGCCTTCGGGATCGACCCCGTCGTCGGTATCGTCGTCGTCGGCGTCGTCGTCACGGCGTACTCGCTTGCCGGCGGGTTCCCCTCGGTCGTGTGGACCGACGTGATGCAGGCGCTTTTGATGCTGTTCACGCTCGTCGTGCTCCCGGGGTATCTCCTCGTCTCCGTCTTCCTCGACCCATCCACCTCGCTCGTGGGCGGCCTCGCCGCGTCCGGCGGGAGCCGGGCGACGTGGTTCGGCGGCCGGACCGACGCCGCCGCCCTCGTGTTCCTCGGGGCCAGCCTGAGCTGGTTCTTCCTGTATCTGGGCGGCTACCCCCACCTCGACGCCCGGTTCATGGCGGTCCGCAACGACGCCGACCGCCGCTCGGCCATCCTCGTGGCGACCGTCTGGGGGATCCTCACCTCCTCCGGTGCGGTGCTGCTGGGGCTGCTCGCGCGCGTCATCAACGGGGCCCCGGCGGCCGTGCAGGCGGACCGCGAGATGGTGCTCCCGTTCATGGTGCTGGAACACCTCCCGGGGCTGCTCGGGGGCGTCCTCCTCGCCGGCGCGCTCGCGGCGATGATGTCGACGGCGTCCTCGCAGATCGTCGTCGCCAGCTCCGCGGTCGCACAGGACGTCTACAACGAGATCCTGACGAAAGGCGAGGAGTTCAGCGAGGCGTCCCAGCTCCGCGTCTCACGTGCGGCGACGTTCGCGGTCGGCGTGATCGGGCTCGCCATCGCGTTGCTGACGTCGGACCTGGTGTACACGCTCGTGAGCTACTCCGGCACCGGGCTGTTCTCCGCCTTCGGCCCGGCGTTTACCCTCGTGTTCTTCTGGCGGCGGGACCTTTCCGTGGCCGGCCTCGTCGCCGCGTTCGTCGCCGGACCCGGGGCGACCATCCTCTGGGTCGGCCTCGGGCTGGACGCGGTCATCACGGTCCGGCTCATCGCGCCGCCGATCGGGTTCGCCGCCGCGATCGGTGCCTCCCTGCTGTGGCCGGACCGGGAGCCGACCGATCGGCCGTCGGCGGTGGGCACTCCGGGTCAGGACTGA
- a CDS encoding 2-amino-3,7-dideoxy-D-threo-hept-6-ulosonate synthase, which yields MTAGLTARLERISTDGKMVNVPMDHGITIGATKGLRDIESTIDAVTRGGADSVLTQKGLAGRVHSNKNGKGYVVHLNASTTMGPDANDKRMTGTVREAIRAGADAVSMHLNIGSNHEPRQLEDLASVTETAHEYGMPVLAMTYARGPGVDEHDAENLAHAVRIAEEMGADVAKTAYSGDAESYGTVADAVGIPVIMAGGDPQTDRQMLRNVRGAVDAGAAGVSMGRSVFQHDDPEAMARGVSTIVHDDADVPEAMDLAGLAE from the coding sequence ATGACAGCAGGTCTGACCGCACGACTGGAGCGCATTTCGACGGACGGGAAGATGGTCAACGTTCCGATGGACCACGGGATCACGATCGGGGCGACGAAAGGCCTCAGGGACATCGAATCGACGATCGACGCGGTGACACGGGGCGGGGCCGACAGCGTACTGACACAGAAAGGACTGGCCGGCCGCGTACACTCGAACAAGAACGGGAAGGGGTACGTCGTCCACCTGAACGCGTCGACGACGATGGGGCCGGACGCGAACGACAAGCGGATGACCGGCACGGTCCGCGAGGCCATCCGCGCCGGCGCGGACGCCGTCTCGATGCACCTGAACATCGGGAGCAACCACGAGCCCCGCCAACTGGAGGACCTGGCGTCGGTCACGGAGACGGCCCACGAGTACGGGATGCCCGTGCTCGCGATGACGTACGCCCGGGGCCCCGGCGTCGACGAACACGACGCGGAGAACCTGGCACACGCCGTGCGGATCGCCGAGGAGATGGGCGCGGACGTCGCGAAGACCGCCTACTCGGGCGACGCGGAGTCGTACGGGACCGTCGCGGACGCGGTCGGCATCCCCGTCATCATGGCGGGCGGCGACCCGCAGACCGACCGCCAGATGCTCCGGAACGTGCGCGGGGCGGTCGACGCCGGCGCGGCGGGCGTCTCCATGGGCCGGTCGGTGTTCCAGCACGACGACCCTGAGGCGATGGCCCGCGGCGTCTCCACCATCGTCCACGACGACGCGGACGTCCCGGAAGCCATGGACCTCGCCGGCCTGGCCGAGTAA
- a CDS encoding cupin domain-containing protein, whose protein sequence is MKATTIEDAETYEPEEGWQRKSLAESDRFSFEWFEKPPGHSSPMHDHENEQVCVVLKGELTIYTEDDEVTLTEHDAAHLESWEEHRVENTGDELAIGLDVFAPGRSFDFWTDRE, encoded by the coding sequence ATGAAAGCCACTACCATAGAGGACGCGGAAACGTACGAACCGGAGGAGGGCTGGCAGCGGAAGTCGCTGGCGGAGAGCGACCGGTTCTCCTTCGAGTGGTTCGAGAAGCCCCCGGGCCACTCCTCGCCGATGCACGACCACGAGAACGAGCAGGTCTGTGTCGTGCTGAAGGGCGAACTGACCATCTACACGGAGGACGACGAGGTGACGCTCACGGAACACGACGCCGCCCATCTGGAGTCGTGGGAGGAACACCGCGTGGAAAACACCGGCGACGAACTGGCGATCGGGCTCGACGTGTTCGCGCCCGGGCGGAGCTTCGACTTCTGGACCGACAGGGAGTAA
- a CDS encoding IclR family transcriptional regulator, which yields MTDETRTFSTTETSFAVVHVIEDAGGATFAELRSRLDLSKSSLYYHLATLEKLGYVVKEDGTYQLGLRFLSHAERARRKEPAFDVVRSKARDLADEIPEEITFSTEENGRLVVVYHNIGGSAMTDFKIGQYLHMHATANGKVLLAEMSDERIDEIIDRWGLPALTEQTITDRDELRAELDRIAEQGYAVNDEEQREGLRSVGAKITKPDGSVLGGLAVDGPTYRLTDEQIEQSTVGRLFDTIDEIEAELG from the coding sequence ATGACCGACGAAACCCGGACGTTCTCGACGACTGAGACGTCCTTTGCAGTCGTCCACGTCATCGAGGACGCGGGCGGGGCGACGTTCGCGGAGCTCAGGTCGCGGCTCGACCTCTCGAAAAGCTCGCTGTACTACCACCTGGCCACCCTCGAGAAGCTCGGCTACGTGGTGAAGGAGGACGGGACCTACCAGCTCGGCCTGCGCTTTCTCTCCCACGCCGAGCGCGCGCGGCGCAAGGAGCCCGCGTTCGACGTCGTGCGCTCGAAGGCCCGCGACCTCGCCGACGAAATCCCGGAGGAGATCACCTTCTCCACCGAGGAGAACGGCCGGCTCGTCGTGGTGTACCACAACATCGGCGGCTCCGCGATGACCGACTTCAAGATCGGCCAGTACCTCCACATGCACGCGACGGCCAACGGGAAGGTGTTGCTCGCCGAGATGTCGGACGAGCGCATCGACGAGATCATCGACCGCTGGGGGCTCCCGGCGCTGACGGAGCAGACGATCACGGACCGGGACGAACTGCGGGCGGAACTCGACCGCATCGCCGAGCAGGGGTACGCGGTCAACGACGAGGAACAGCGCGAGGGGCTCCGGAGCGTGGGCGCGAAGATAACGAAGCCCGACGGGAGCGTGCTGGGCGGCCTCGCGGTCGACGGGCCGACCTACCGGCTGACCGACGAGCAGATCGAGCAAAGCACCGTCGGGCGGCTGTTCGACACGATCGACGAGATAGAGGCCGAACTCGGCTGA
- a CDS encoding ornithine cyclodeaminase family protein — protein sequence MVLVLSGEDVASLVSLPDVAAEVERAQIKQDAGAAERPNRPHYPIGRGLDGNEPLGTGLAMPAYIHGSDHFATKLVSVHEGNPEGVPTLHSQLLLADARTGLPVSIMDANGVTNARTGCIGGLAARSLAVSPVDLAVIGAGVQARWQTRAVDALCDLRSVAIYAPSESKHAAADDLASEGIPASAAESAESAVRDANVVITATTSTEPVFPAEAVREGTLVVGIGAFRPEMQEIEPAVFDAAARVFADVPSEAIETGDLAATSLTADRLVPLGEAFTGETGRRADDEVLVVESVGSAVFDAATAEHVYGLARDRGVGTTVEL from the coding sequence ATGGTTCTGGTGCTATCAGGCGAGGACGTCGCCTCCCTCGTCAGTCTCCCCGACGTGGCGGCCGAGGTCGAACGCGCCCAGATCAAACAGGACGCGGGGGCGGCGGAGCGACCGAACCGCCCGCACTACCCGATCGGGCGGGGGCTCGACGGAAACGAACCGCTCGGAACGGGGCTGGCGATGCCCGCCTATATCCACGGGAGCGACCACTTCGCCACGAAACTGGTGAGCGTCCACGAGGGGAACCCGGAAGGGGTGCCGACGCTCCACTCACAGCTTCTCCTGGCCGACGCGCGCACCGGGCTGCCGGTGTCGATCATGGACGCCAACGGCGTCACGAACGCGCGGACGGGCTGTATCGGCGGGCTGGCCGCCCGGTCGCTGGCCGTCAGTCCGGTGGATCTGGCCGTCATCGGCGCGGGCGTCCAGGCGCGGTGGCAGACCCGGGCGGTCGACGCGCTGTGTGACCTGCGGAGCGTCGCCATCTACGCCCCGAGCGAGTCGAAACACGCCGCCGCGGACGACCTCGCGTCGGAGGGGATCCCGGCCAGCGCGGCCGAGTCCGCGGAGTCGGCCGTCCGGGACGCGAACGTGGTGATAACGGCGACGACGAGCACCGAGCCGGTGTTCCCCGCCGAGGCCGTCCGGGAGGGGACGCTGGTCGTCGGTATCGGAGCCTTCCGGCCGGAGATGCAGGAGATCGAACCGGCCGTGTTCGACGCGGCCGCCCGGGTGTTCGCGGACGTTCCGAGCGAGGCGATCGAGACGGGCGACCTCGCCGCGACGTCGCTGACGGCGGACCGGCTCGTTCCGCTGGGCGAGGCGTTCACCGGCGAGACGGGCCGGCGGGCGGACGACGAGGTGCTCGTCGTCGAGAGCGTCGGGAGCGCGGTGTTCGACGCGGCGACCGCCGAACACGTCTACGGCCTGGCCCGTGACCGGGGCGTCGGGACGACGGTCGAACTGTGA